GATGGGCGGGCGCATGGCCACTCACCTGGCCGCCCAGGGGCTCGCGGCGCTGACCGGCGTCGTGGTCCTGGGCTACCCGCTGCATCCGCCCGGCCGGCCGGACCAGCTGCGCGTGGAGCACCTGGCGCGCATCCGGCAGCCGCTGCTGGTGGTGCAAGGCGAGCGCGATGCCTTCGGCACGCCGGACGAGCTTCGGCCCTTCCTCGCGCCGCTCCCCGCCGCGACGATCCACGTGGTCGAAGGCGGCGATCACTCGCTCAAGGTGGCGCGCCGTGGTCCGGTACGGCAGGAGGAGGTGTTCGAGCGGGTGCAGGACCTGATCGCCCGCTGGATCGCCGAGTTGCCGTGACCGAGCGCTCTCGGCGGTGCGCTCAGCGCAGATCGATCTCGACTCCGCCGACCAGTCCGGCCAGACCGTTGTAGAGCCAGGCCGCGATCAGGGTGATCACGAAGCCCGCCACGCCGTAGAGCACCGGGAAGAACACCACCGCGGCCATCCCGAAGACGGGGTTGCCGGGATCACGACCTGGCACGCCGCCCATCGTCGCCGCGAACAGCGAGACGAAGGCGCCCATGATCAGGCCGAGGATGACGTAGAGCAAACCGACGATCTTGGCACAGGACAGGGGACCGACCCGGTTGACGACCATGCCCGACCTCCTGCTGGGTTAGAGGCGCTTCAGCAGCCACTCGGGAGTGAGGCTGATGGCCCAGGAGTTCAGCAGCACGTAGTAGTTCGTGGCGACGAGGATGCCCACCACCACGAGCAGCACGCCGGCCGCGCGCTCCACCGCCGGGATGAACGGGCGGTAGCGCTTGAAGAAGCGCAGGAACGCGCCCAGCGCCACCGAGGAGAGCAGGAACGGCAGCCCGAGCCCGGCCGAGTAGGACAGCAGCAGCGTGATCCCCTGCCCGATGGTCTTGTCGTTGCTGGCGAGGGTCAGGATGGAGCCCAGGATCGGCCCCACGCAGGGCGTCCAGCCAATCGCGAAGGTCAGCCCGACCAGGAAGGACCCGATGAGCCCGGCCGGCTTGCTCCGGATCTGCATCTGCTGGGTCCGCCCGAAGATGCCGACGCGGAGCACGCCCGCGATGTACAGCCCGAACACGATGATCAGCACGCCGCCGCCGATCCGGATCCAGTCCCGGTAGTCCAGCAGGAACTGACCCGCCGCGCTGAAGGACGCGCCCAGGCTCACGAAGACCACGCTGAAGCCGACGATGAAGGCCACCGAGTGCAGGAGCACGCGGGTCCGCGCCCCCGCGCTGACCTCGTGAGTGAGCCGGTCCACCGACATCCCGGTGATGAAGGACAGGTACGACGGGAACAGCGGCAACACGCACGGGGAGAGGAACGAGAAGAGCCCGGCCGAGAAGGCCACCAGGACGCCGAGGGACTCGCTCATTTGAGCAGCGAGTCCATCAACGCGTGGGCCGCCTTGCCGTCCCACTCGCGCGCGCCGTTGGCGAACAGCACGCGCTTGCCCTGCTTGTCGATGAGGAAGGTGGACGGCACCGCCCACACCCCGTAGGTCTCCCGCACCGCCATCTTGGGATCGAGCCCGACCGGGAAGGTGATCGCGAACTTCTTCACGAACGGATTCACCACGCTCGCCCCCTGTGCGTCGAGGGAGATGGCCAGGACCACCAGGCCGCGATCCTTGTAGGCGCGGTGCAGACGCTCCATGCTCGGCATCTCCTCCCGGCACGGCTCGCACCACGTCGCCCAGAAGTTGAGGAACACGACCTTGCCGCGCAGGTCCGCGAGCCGGATCGTGTGGTCGTCGGGCGTGCGCACCTGGAATTCCGGCGCGTCCTTCACCGGCTTGGGACGGATCAGGGAGAGCGCCGCCACCGGATCCTCGGCGGACATCCCCTCGCGGCTCGGCAGCCACGCCCACGCCAGCGCGGCGACCGTGAGCAGCAGCGCCACGACGAGGCGAGATTTCACCGACGCAGTATACACCGCGCGTCCGCCGGCCCACCGCGTCGGGCCTGGTCCGGAAGCCGCGGATTCTGTGGTACGGTGGTCCACTCATGGCGGCAAGCGCATCCCAGGTTGTCACGATCGTCGCCGATGACCTGACCGGCGCCTGCGACACCGGCTGCCTGTTCGCGGGAGCCGGACCGGTCGGAGTGATCGCCGAGCCCGATCTGTCGTCCTCGGACCGGCCCGTCATCACCATCGACACCGAGAGCCGAATGCTGCCCCCCGAGGCGGCCGGTGCCGCGGTGCGCGCGAGCGCACAGCGGCTGCGCCAGCGGCTGGCGACCGGTCACGTCTTCAAGAAGATCGACTCGACGATGCGCGGCTCGGTGGCCGCGGAGCTGGCCGCGCTGCTCGAGCACGGCTTCTCCGGCGCGCTCGTCTGCCCCGCGTTCCCGGCTCAGCGGCGCGTCGTTCGTGATGGTTGCCTCCTCGTCGATTCCGTTCCCGTCCACGAGTCCCCGATCGGCCGCGACCCCGCGTTTCGCGCGACCACCTCGGACATGCTGGGCCTGCTCGCGGGCGTGCGCCCGGTCGCCCGGCTCGGCCTGGAGGAAGTCCGCGCCGGCCGCGAGAAGGTCGCCCACCGACTCGAGCAGCACCGGGGCGCGGTGGTCGCCGCCGACGCGGAGACCGACGCCGATCTGGCCGGCCTCGCCGAGGCCGCGCTGATCGTGTCCCGCACCCTCGTCGCGGGATCGGCGGGTCTCGGCCGGGCCCTGAGCCGCGCGCTCGGCGGCGGCGTGCCGATCGTGCCGCTGCCGCACGGCCGCGCCTGGCTCGTCGTGATCGGCAGCCTGCATCCGACCAGCCGCGCCCTCGTGGATGGAGCAGCCCTCTCGGTGCCTGTCGTCGTCGCCGGCTCGCAAAACCATACCGATCCCGCGCCGGCCATCGCGGCGCTGGCGAGCGGCCGGCCCGCGGTGGTCGCGAGCGTCACGACGCCGGTGTCGCGCGAGGACATCCTGAGAAGCCTCGCGCAGACCGCGACCGAGATCCTCGAGGCGGCCGCGCCCGATCTCGTGGCGGTCACCGGGGGCGACACCGCCTACGCGCTGATCCGGGCGCTCGGGCCGCGGCGCTTCGACCTCGTCGGCGCCCCGGCCGACGGGCTGGCCCTGGGCCGCCTCGTCCTGCGCGGGGGACGTGAGATCTCGCTGCTCACCAAGGCGGGCGGATTCCGCTCGACCGTGTTCGACGCCCTCCTGGGAGGAACCTCGTGACCGCCGCTCGCGTTCCCGTGCTCGGCATCACCATGGGCGACCCCGCCGGGGTCGGCCCGGAGATCATCGCCAAGGCGCTGGCGCAGCCCGAGGTCGCGGCGGCGTGCAAGGCGGTGGTCATCGGCGACCGGTCGGTGATGGAGGCGACGCTGACGCTGCTCCGGTCGCCGCTGCGGTTGCACGCGGTCAAATCCATCGACGCATGCCGCTTCGAGCCGGGCGCGCTCGAGTGCCTCGACCTGGCCAACGTGGATGCGGCCGCGCTGCCGAAATCCACGGTCAGCGCCGAGGCCGGCCGCGCCGCGTACGCCTACATCGAGACCGGCGTGCGGCTCTGTCAGGCCGGCGCCATCGACGGCATCGTCACCGCGCCGGTCAACAAGGAAGCGCTCGCCGCGGCGGGCGTGCAGCACTCCGGGCACACCGAGATCCTGGCCCGGCTCACCGACACGAAGGACTTCGCGATGCTCCTGATGGGCAAGGAGCTGCGCGTCATCCATGTCACCACCCACGTGGCGCTGCGCCGCGTGCCGGACCTGGTCACCCGCGAGCGCGTCGGCCGCGTCATCCACCTGGCCCAGCAGACCATGACCGGCCTGGGCCGCCCGCGGGCCCGCATCGCGGTGTGCGGGCTCAATCCGCACGCGGGCGAGGACGGCCTCTTCGGCGACGAGGAGAAGACGCAGATCATCCCGGCGGTCGAGGACGCGCGGCGGGCCGGGCTCGACGTGCACGGTCCGCTGCCCGCCGACACGGTCTTCTCCCGCGCCCGCGGGGGCGAGTTCGACATCGTGGTCGCGATGTACCACGACCAGGGACACGTGCCGGTGAAGACACTCGGCTTCAACTACGACGAGAAGAGCGGCACCTGGACCGGGCTGTCCGGCGTCAACGTCACGGTCGGGCTGCCGTTCCTCCGCGTGTCGGTCGACCACGGGACCGCGTTCGACCGGGCCTGGAAGGGCATCGCCAATCCCGAGAGCATGCTGGAGGCTCTGGACGTCGCGGTGCGCATGCTCGGCGCCCGCGGTTGACACCCGCCATGCCGTCGGGCGCCGACCGACCCAGGCTCCCGCACCGACGACATCGGCGGCACCGCCTCGCCCCGCGCTGCGCCGATACCATCATCGAGGCCCTCTAACCCCGACGAGGATTCCATGGACGATCACAACCTCCGCGAGCTGATCTCCCAGGTGAAGGCGGGCCATCTCGGCCGTCGTGCGTTCGTTCAGGCCATGATCGGCCTGGGCCTCACCGCGCCGATGGCCGCACAGCTGCTCGCCCCGGCCGGAGTGGCCCACGCGCAGGCGAAGGCGCCGGCGTTCACCCCGACGAAGCGCGGGGGCGGCGGGCTCCTGAAAGCGCTCTGGTGGCAGGCGCCCACGCTGCTGAATCCCCACTTCGCCACCGGCACCAAGGACCAGGACGCCTCGCGCATCTTCTACGAGCCGCTCGCCGCCTTCGATCCCGACGGCAACGTGATCCCGATCCTCGCCGCGGAGACGCCCAGCGTCCAGAACGGCGGGCTCGCCCGCGATCTCACCTCGGTGACCTGGCGCATCAAGAAGGGCGTGACGTGGCACGACGGCAAGCCGCTCACCGCCGACGACGTGGTCTTCACTTACGAGTTCGTCTCGGATCCCGCCACCGCCGCGGTCACCAGCGGGTCGTACCGCGAGATCTCGAAGCTCGAGAAGGTCGACAGCCACGCCGTCAAGCTCACGTTCAGCAAGCCCCAGCCGTTCTGGGCCGACCCGTTCTGCGGGGTGCGGGGCGCCATCATCCCCAAGCACGTCTTCGATCCGTTCCGGGGAGCCAAGAGCCGCGAGGCGCCCGCGAACCTTCGTCCGGTCGGGACCGGCGCCTACAAGCTCGTCGACTTCAAGCCGGGCGACACGGTGCGGGGCGAGGCGAATGCCGCGTATCACGTGCCGAACCGGCCCTTCTTCGACGCGATCGAGATGAAGGGCGGCGGCGACGCGGCCTCCGCCGCGCGGGCGGTGCTGCAGACCGGCGAATACGACTACGCGTGGAACCTGCAGGTCGAGGACGACCTCCTGCGCCGGCTCGAGCAGGGCGGCAAGGGACGCGTCAACATCTGGCCCACCGGCAATCCCGAGCACATGCAGTGCAACTTCAGCGACCCGTGGACCGACGTGGAGGGCGAGCGGTCGCACGTGAAGACCGCGCATCCCGTCCTCTCGGATCCCGCGGTGCGCCAGGCCCTCAACCTGCTGGTGGACCGCTCCGCGGTGCAGGAGGAGATCTACGGCCGCGGCGGGCAGACCACCGCGAACTTCCTGAACGCGCCCACGCGGTTCTTCTCCAAGAACACCCGGTGGGAGTTCAGCGTGGATCGCGCCAACCAGGTCCTCGACGCGGCCGGCTGGAAGCGAGGCGGCGACGGCATCCGGGCCAAGGACGGCAAGCGCCTGAAGTTCCTCTTCCAGACCTCGATCAACGCCCCCCGCCAGAAGAACCAGGCCATCGTCAAGCAGGCCGCGGCCAAGGCGGGCATCGAGATCGAGATCAAGTCCGTGGTGGCCTCGGTGTTCTTCTCCTCGGATGCCGCGAACACCGACACCTACCCGCACTTCTACGCCGACCTGCAGATGTACAACACCACCATGACCGCGCCGGACCCCGGCTACTTCATGAACCAGTTCTGCTCGTGGGAGGTCTCGCAGAAGGCCAACAAGTGGCAGGGCCGCAACGTCACCCGCTTCCGCAGCGACGAGTACGACCGGACCTACAAGGCAGCGGACAGCGAGATCGACCCGGTCAAGCGGGCGGCCCTGTTCGTCAAGATGAACGACATCGTCATCTCCAACGTGGTGGTGATCCCGGTGCTCTGGCGCAACGGAGTCTCGGGCGCCGCCCACGCGCTGCAGGGCATGGACCTGACCGGGTGGGATTCCACCTTCTGGCGCCTGCCCTACTGGCACAAGCAGGCATAGCGTGGAACCTGGCGGTGAACTTGACAGTTTCGGCCGCGAGCCGTATATAAGGCCATTCCAACCGGTCGCCGCCGACCCATTCTCTCAGGAGGACCACCGATGCAAGAGCACGAACTGAGGCACCTGATCGGCCAGGTCAAGGCTGGGACGCTGAGCCGCCGCGCCTTCGTCCAGACCATGCTGGGGCTCGGGTTGACCGCTCCCATGGCGGCCCAGATGCTTGCCCACGCCGGAGTCGCCCAGGCCCAGACCAAGGGCGCCGCGATGTTCAATCCGACAAAGCGCGGGGGCGGCGGGCAGCTCAAGGTGCTCTGGTGGCAGGCGCCCACCCTGCTGAACCCGCACTTCGCCACCGGCACCAAGGACCAGGACGGCTCGCGCATCTTCTACGAGCCGCTGGCCTCCTACGACCCGGACGGCAACCTGTTCCCGGTGCTGGCCGCCGAGGTGCCGTCGGTCCAGAACGGCGGGGTGAGCAAGGACGGCCGGTCGGTGACGTGGAAGCTCAAGAAGGGCGTGACCTGGCACGACGGCAAGCCGTTCACGTCGGCCGACGTGGTCTTCAACTGGGAGTTCGTCAAGGATCCCAAGACCGCCGCGCGGACGATCGGCTCCTACACCGACATCGACAAGATCGACGTGCTGGACAGCCATACCGTCCGGCTCGTCTTCAAGAAGCCGGTGCCGTTCTGGGCCAACGCCTTCTGCGGCGTGAACGGCATGATCATTCCCAAGCACCTCTTCGAGCCCTACCTGGGCGAGAAGTCGCGGGAGGCGCCCAACAATCTGAAGCCGGTCGGCACCGGCCCCTTCAAGTTCGTGGACTTCAAGCCGGGCGACATCGTGAAAGGCGACCTGAACCCGAGCTACCACGTGCCCAACCGCCCGTTCTTCGACTCGATCGAGATGAAGGGCGGCGGCGACGCGGTCTCGGCGGCGCGCGCGGTCATGCAGACCGGTGAGTACGACTACGCCTGGAACATGCAGGTCGAGGACGAGATCCTCAAGCGCTTCGAGCAGGGCGGCCGCGGCAAGGCGAGCATCGTCACCACCGGTAACATCGAGCACATCCAGTGCAACCAGACCGACCCGTGGACGGAGGTCGACGGCGAGCGCTCCAGCCTCAAGACCAAGCATCCCTTCCTGACCGACCCCGCGGTGCGCCAGGCCCTGAGCATGCTGGTCGATCGCGCCTCGGTGCAGGAGCAGATCTACGGGCGCACCGCGCTCACCACCGCCAACTTCCTGAACGCCCCGGCCCCGTTCGTGTCCAAGAACAACCGCTGGGAGTTCAACGTCGACAAGGCCAACCAGATCCTGGAGGCGGCAGGCTGGAAGAAGGGCGCCGACGGCATCCGGGCCAAGGACGGCAAGAAGCTGAAGATGGTATACCAGACCTCGATCAACGCTCCCCGTCAGAAGACGCAGGCCATCGTCAAGCAGGCTTGCGCCAAGGCCGGCATCGAGATCGAGATCAAGTCGGTGGTCGCGTCGGTGTTCTTCTCGTCGGACCCGGCCAACCTCGATACGTACCCGCACTTCTCCACCGACCTCCAGATGTACACCGTCACCGAGACCATGCCCGATCCCCAGGACTTCATGCTCCAGTTCACGCCCTGGGAGATCGCGTCGAAGGAGAACAAGTGGCAGGGCCGCAACATCACCCGCTGGCAGAGCGAGGAGTACGGCAAGCTCCACAAGGCGGCCGAGGCCGAGGTGGATCCGGTCAAGCGGGCGGCATTGTTCATCCAGATGAACGACATGGTGATCAAGAACGTGGTAGTGATCCCGGTGGCCTGGCGGCCGCGGGTCTCCGCGATCAGCAACAAGCTCAAGGTCGCCCAAAGCGGCTGGGACTCGGACTTCTGGCAGCTGCCGTTCTGGCACAAGGAGGCGTAGCGGGAGGCGGGTCGGCGCCGGGCCCAGAACCCGGCGCCGGCTGCATCAATTAGATGTCCAGGTATCTCCTGCGCCGGCTGCTGATCATGATCCCCGTGCTCGCGGGGATCAGCCTGGTGCTGTTCACGATCCTGTGCCTCGCCCCTGGCGATCCCTTCGAGGAGCTCGCCACCAACCCGAATGTCCCGCCGGAGGTGCGCGCGAACCTCCGGCACCAGTTCGGCCTCGACGATCCGATCCCGGTGCGCTACCTCCGCTGGTTCACCTCGATGCTCAAGGGCGACTGGGGCTTCTCGTTCGTGAGCCGCATCGACGTGGGCACCCTGATCTTACAGCGCCTGCCCACCACGCTCTGGGTGCTCGGCCTGGCCCAGCTCCTGGGGCTGCTGGTCGCGTTGCCGGTCGGCATCTACGCGGCGGTAAGGCCGTATTCGCTGTTCGACCAGGTCTCGACGACGCTGGCCTTCATCGGCTTCTCGTTGCCCACCTTCTTCACCGGCATCCTGTTCATCCTCTTCTTCAGCATCTATCTGGACTGGCTGCCGTTCATCTACCGCGCCGACATCAGCGCCACCGGCTGGCGCTGGTACTGGGAAAATCTGCGCCAGGCCATCATGCCGGTGGCGGTGCTCGGCCTCTTCCAGGGTGCGGCGATGACCCGGTTCGTGCGCTCGGCGGTGCTGGAGATCGTGCGGCTCGACTACATCAATACCGCGCGGGCCAAGGGGCTGTCGGAGCGGGTGACGATCCTCAAGCACGTGGTGCGCAACGCCCTCATCCCGGTGGTCACCCTGGTGGCCCTGCAGATCCCCGGCATCTTCACCGGGGCGGTCATCACCGAGCAGATCTTCCGTGTGCCCGGCATCGGCTCGCTACTGATCACCTCGATCCTGGCCAACGACACTCCGGTGATCATGGCGATCACCTTCGTGTTCTCCTGTCTCGTGGTCGTCTTCAACCTGGTCGCGGACCTGCTGTACGGCTGGCTCGATCCGCGCATCTCGTATCGCTAGCCCATGACGCCTCCGACCGGGGTCGCGGCCGAGGCGGTCACCCGCACGGCGCCCGCCTCGCGCGCGCCGGCGGTGCGCTCGTTGTGGAGCGAAGCGTTCCGGCGCTTTCGCAAGCACCACCTGGCCACCTTCGGCGCGGTCGTGCTGCTCGTGATGGTGGCCGCGGTGATGGTGGGCCCGTTCGTGTACCGGGTGCCGATCGACGAGATCGACTTCCGGGCCAAGCTGAAGGGGCCGACCTGGGCCCACCCGCTCGGCACCGACGACCTGGGCCAGGATCTGCTGGCCCGGATGCTCTACGGCGGCCGGATCTCGCTCGCCGTCGGCGTGGCCGCGATGCTGATCGCGATCACCGTAGGCACGGTGGTGGGGGCCGCGGCCGGCCACGTGGGCGGCACCACCGACCACACCTTGATGCGCCTCACCGATCTCTTCCTGTCCTTGCCGCAGCTGCCGTTGCTCCTGCTCCTGGTCTATCTTTTCCGCGATTCGCTCAAGCGGGTGCTGGGGCCCGAGATGGGCGTCTTCGCGCTGGTGGTCGTGGTGATCGGCGGCCTGCGCTGGATGCCGGTGGCGCGCCTGGTGCGCGCGCAGTTCCTCTCGCTGCGGGAGAAGGAATTCGTCGAGGCCGCGCGCGGGCTCGGGGCGCCCCCGCTCCGACAGGTCATCCGCCACATCCTGCCCAACGCGGTGGGCCCGGTGATCGTGGCCGGCACCATCGACGTGGCCGCCGCCATCATCGCGGAGTCCTCGCTGTCGTTCCTGGGGCTGGGCTTCCCGCCCGACATCCCGACCTGGGGCCGCATCCTCTTCGACGCGAAGGACAACCTCGACTTCGCGCCGCACTGGGCGATCTTCCCGGGCACCGCGATCTTCCTCACCGTGCTCAGCATCAACTACATCGGCGACGGCCTCCGCGATGCGCTCGACCCGCGCAAGGTCATGTCCAGCCGCACCCCGACGCCCGATGGCGGCGCCGCGGCGGTGGGAGCCCCGGACGCCTGACCGTTCA
The Candidatus Methylomirabilota bacterium genome window above contains:
- a CDS encoding alpha/beta family hydrolase, with the translated sequence MPESMQVAVGDSSVTALVYPPPDPARASATVILAHGAGLPQTSAFMVDFAGALARRGCRAVTFNFAYTEQRRRLPDRAPVLEACFRDVVTAVRARPELVSPRLVIGGKSMGGRMATHLAAQGLAALTGVVVLGYPLHPPGRPDQLRVEHLARIRQPLLVVQGERDAFGTPDELRPFLAPLPAATIHVVEGGDHSLKVARRGPVRQEEVFERVQDLIARWIAELP
- a CDS encoding cytochrome c biogenesis protein CcdA is translated as MSESLGVLVAFSAGLFSFLSPCVLPLFPSYLSFITGMSVDRLTHEVSAGARTRVLLHSVAFIVGFSVVFVSLGASFSAAGQFLLDYRDWIRIGGGVLIIVFGLYIAGVLRVGIFGRTQQMQIRSKPAGLIGSFLVGLTFAIGWTPCVGPILGSILTLASNDKTIGQGITLLLSYSAGLGLPFLLSSVALGAFLRFFKRYRPFIPAVERAAGVLLVVVGILVATNYYVLLNSWAISLTPEWLLKRL
- a CDS encoding TlpA disulfide reductase family protein, whose translation is MKSRLVVALLLTVAALAWAWLPSREGMSAEDPVAALSLIRPKPVKDAPEFQVRTPDDHTIRLADLRGKVVFLNFWATWCEPCREEMPSMERLHRAYKDRGLVVLAISLDAQGASVVNPFVKKFAITFPVGLDPKMAVRETYGVWAVPSTFLIDKQGKRVLFANGAREWDGKAAHALMDSLLK
- a CDS encoding four-carbon acid sugar kinase family protein, with amino-acid sequence MAASASQVVTIVADDLTGACDTGCLFAGAGPVGVIAEPDLSSSDRPVITIDTESRMLPPEAAGAAVRASAQRLRQRLATGHVFKKIDSTMRGSVAAELAALLEHGFSGALVCPAFPAQRRVVRDGCLLVDSVPVHESPIGRDPAFRATTSDMLGLLAGVRPVARLGLEEVRAGREKVAHRLEQHRGAVVAADAETDADLAGLAEAALIVSRTLVAGSAGLGRALSRALGGGVPIVPLPHGRAWLVVIGSLHPTSRALVDGAALSVPVVVAGSQNHTDPAPAIAALASGRPAVVASVTTPVSREDILRSLAQTATEILEAAAPDLVAVTGGDTAYALIRALGPRRFDLVGAPADGLALGRLVLRGGREISLLTKAGGFRSTVFDALLGGTS
- the pdxA gene encoding 4-hydroxythreonine-4-phosphate dehydrogenase PdxA; amino-acid sequence: MTAARVPVLGITMGDPAGVGPEIIAKALAQPEVAAACKAVVIGDRSVMEATLTLLRSPLRLHAVKSIDACRFEPGALECLDLANVDAAALPKSTVSAEAGRAAYAYIETGVRLCQAGAIDGIVTAPVNKEALAAAGVQHSGHTEILARLTDTKDFAMLLMGKELRVIHVTTHVALRRVPDLVTRERVGRVIHLAQQTMTGLGRPRARIAVCGLNPHAGEDGLFGDEEKTQIIPAVEDARRAGLDVHGPLPADTVFSRARGGEFDIVVAMYHDQGHVPVKTLGFNYDEKSGTWTGLSGVNVTVGLPFLRVSVDHGTAFDRAWKGIANPESMLEALDVAVRMLGARG
- a CDS encoding peptide ABC transporter substrate-binding protein, producing the protein MDDHNLRELISQVKAGHLGRRAFVQAMIGLGLTAPMAAQLLAPAGVAHAQAKAPAFTPTKRGGGGLLKALWWQAPTLLNPHFATGTKDQDASRIFYEPLAAFDPDGNVIPILAAETPSVQNGGLARDLTSVTWRIKKGVTWHDGKPLTADDVVFTYEFVSDPATAAVTSGSYREISKLEKVDSHAVKLTFSKPQPFWADPFCGVRGAIIPKHVFDPFRGAKSREAPANLRPVGTGAYKLVDFKPGDTVRGEANAAYHVPNRPFFDAIEMKGGGDAASAARAVLQTGEYDYAWNLQVEDDLLRRLEQGGKGRVNIWPTGNPEHMQCNFSDPWTDVEGERSHVKTAHPVLSDPAVRQALNLLVDRSAVQEEIYGRGGQTTANFLNAPTRFFSKNTRWEFSVDRANQVLDAAGWKRGGDGIRAKDGKRLKFLFQTSINAPRQKNQAIVKQAAAKAGIEIEIKSVVASVFFSSDAANTDTYPHFYADLQMYNTTMTAPDPGYFMNQFCSWEVSQKANKWQGRNVTRFRSDEYDRTYKAADSEIDPVKRAALFVKMNDIVISNVVVIPVLWRNGVSGAAHALQGMDLTGWDSTFWRLPYWHKQA
- a CDS encoding peptide ABC transporter substrate-binding protein, which produces MQEHELRHLIGQVKAGTLSRRAFVQTMLGLGLTAPMAAQMLAHAGVAQAQTKGAAMFNPTKRGGGGQLKVLWWQAPTLLNPHFATGTKDQDGSRIFYEPLASYDPDGNLFPVLAAEVPSVQNGGVSKDGRSVTWKLKKGVTWHDGKPFTSADVVFNWEFVKDPKTAARTIGSYTDIDKIDVLDSHTVRLVFKKPVPFWANAFCGVNGMIIPKHLFEPYLGEKSREAPNNLKPVGTGPFKFVDFKPGDIVKGDLNPSYHVPNRPFFDSIEMKGGGDAVSAARAVMQTGEYDYAWNMQVEDEILKRFEQGGRGKASIVTTGNIEHIQCNQTDPWTEVDGERSSLKTKHPFLTDPAVRQALSMLVDRASVQEQIYGRTALTTANFLNAPAPFVSKNNRWEFNVDKANQILEAAGWKKGADGIRAKDGKKLKMVYQTSINAPRQKTQAIVKQACAKAGIEIEIKSVVASVFFSSDPANLDTYPHFSTDLQMYTVTETMPDPQDFMLQFTPWEIASKENKWQGRNITRWQSEEYGKLHKAAEAEVDPVKRAALFIQMNDMVIKNVVVIPVAWRPRVSAISNKLKVAQSGWDSDFWQLPFWHKEA
- a CDS encoding ABC transporter permease, which encodes MSRYLLRRLLIMIPVLAGISLVLFTILCLAPGDPFEELATNPNVPPEVRANLRHQFGLDDPIPVRYLRWFTSMLKGDWGFSFVSRIDVGTLILQRLPTTLWVLGLAQLLGLLVALPVGIYAAVRPYSLFDQVSTTLAFIGFSLPTFFTGILFILFFSIYLDWLPFIYRADISATGWRWYWENLRQAIMPVAVLGLFQGAAMTRFVRSAVLEIVRLDYINTARAKGLSERVTILKHVVRNALIPVVTLVALQIPGIFTGAVITEQIFRVPGIGSLLITSILANDTPVIMAITFVFSCLVVVFNLVADLLYGWLDPRISYR